A single region of the Cereibacter sphaeroides 2.4.1 genome encodes:
- a CDS encoding DUF4159 domain-containing protein: protein MWILGPIGFTAPWLLLGLLLLPVLWLLLRAVPPAPIRRRFPGVALLLGLSDEETETDKTPWWLLLLRMLAVAAAIVAFAGPVLNPQAREPGTGPLLILVDGSWADARDWPRRMERAKALVEEAGRDGRTVAVARLTDRPETPAFQSAGAWEGRLAGLAPNPWLPDLTLWADSLPEGRFQSFWLSDGLDHPGREALLSALEARGAVTLFQSPRPVLALRPSGFADGAVQLSALREPASDAVSIDVSARGLDPAGIERELARATVEFGAGAREAGAALSLPPELRNRISRFEIAGVRSAGAVSLTDDSLKRRKVALIAGREGREQLQLLSPTHYLRQALEPVADLIDGSLQDVLLASPDVIVLADVARLTQAEQDGILDWLDGGGLLLRFAGPLLASSDVSRMAEDPLLPVRLREGGRTVGGAMSWGEPKTLAPFPEGSPFHGLPIPPEVSVTAQVLAQPDPELGSRTIASLADGTPLVTRKPVGQGQVVLIHVTANAEWSTLPLSGLFVQMLERLAVSTRPAAPDAADLAGQVWVPEVVLDGFGAPRDAGEVAGVPGELLAEGAPGPALLPGLYAGSDRRVALNAVGPETQLAAAVWPDRIPVEGLEAGEEQALKGAFLAGALALLLIDVLAALFVSGRLGSRVGAVRGAALLAAVLALGAGEARAQDEAPPDPAAESFAVEATAEVHLAYVETDDPEVNRIAEAGLRGLGLRLRERTSVEPGAPMGLDIERDELAFFPFLYWPVTASQPMPSAEAYGRLNDYLRTGGMILFDTRDAGTGGGGSTPEARRLQQLAAPLDIPPLEVIPQDHVLTRTFYLLQDFPGRYQNAPVWVEAAPPDAQQAEGMPFRNLNDGVTPVVIGGNDWASAWAVDARGMELLPVGRGYAGERQREIAWRFGINLVMHVLTGNYKSDQVHVPALLERLGQ, encoded by the coding sequence ATGTGGATCCTGGGCCCCATCGGCTTCACGGCGCCCTGGCTGCTTCTGGGGCTTCTGCTGCTGCCGGTCCTGTGGCTTCTGCTGCGCGCCGTGCCGCCCGCGCCGATCCGGCGCCGCTTTCCGGGCGTGGCGCTGCTTCTGGGCCTATCGGACGAAGAGACCGAGACCGACAAGACGCCGTGGTGGCTTCTGCTGCTGCGGATGCTGGCGGTGGCCGCGGCCATCGTGGCCTTCGCGGGCCCGGTGCTCAACCCGCAGGCGCGCGAGCCGGGCACGGGGCCGCTCCTCATCCTCGTGGACGGAAGCTGGGCCGATGCCCGCGACTGGCCGCGGCGGATGGAGCGCGCCAAGGCGCTGGTCGAAGAGGCGGGGCGCGATGGCCGCACCGTGGCCGTGGCCCGCCTGACCGACCGGCCCGAGACCCCCGCCTTCCAGAGCGCGGGCGCCTGGGAGGGCCGTCTGGCGGGCCTCGCCCCGAACCCGTGGCTGCCGGACCTGACCCTTTGGGCGGACTCCCTGCCCGAGGGCCGGTTCCAGAGCTTCTGGCTGTCGGACGGGCTCGATCATCCGGGACGGGAGGCGCTGCTGTCGGCCCTCGAAGCCCGCGGCGCCGTCACTCTGTTCCAGAGCCCGCGCCCGGTGCTGGCGCTGCGCCCGTCGGGCTTTGCCGACGGTGCGGTGCAGCTCTCGGCTCTGCGCGAGCCCGCCTCCGATGCGGTTTCCATCGATGTCTCGGCACGCGGCCTCGACCCGGCGGGGATCGAGCGCGAGCTGGCCCGCGCCACGGTCGAGTTCGGTGCCGGTGCGCGCGAGGCAGGCGCCGCCCTCTCGCTGCCGCCCGAGCTGCGCAACCGGATCTCGCGCTTCGAGATCGCCGGCGTGCGATCGGCAGGCGCCGTGAGCCTCACCGACGACAGCCTCAAGCGGCGCAAGGTGGCGCTGATCGCGGGCCGCGAGGGGCGCGAGCAGCTTCAACTCCTGTCGCCCACCCATTACCTGCGGCAGGCGCTGGAACCGGTCGCGGACCTGATCGACGGCTCGCTTCAGGATGTGCTGCTGGCCAGCCCCGATGTCATCGTGCTGGCCGATGTGGCGCGCCTCACGCAGGCCGAGCAGGACGGCATCCTCGACTGGCTCGACGGCGGCGGCCTCCTCCTGCGGTTCGCGGGCCCGCTGCTCGCCTCGTCGGACGTGAGCCGGATGGCCGAGGATCCGCTGCTGCCGGTGCGGCTGCGCGAAGGGGGCCGCACGGTCGGTGGGGCCATGAGCTGGGGCGAGCCCAAGACGCTCGCGCCTTTCCCCGAAGGCTCGCCCTTTCACGGCCTGCCGATCCCGCCCGAGGTTTCGGTCACGGCGCAGGTGCTGGCGCAGCCCGATCCCGAGCTCGGCTCGCGCACCATCGCCTCGCTCGCCGACGGCACGCCGCTCGTGACCCGCAAACCGGTGGGGCAGGGGCAGGTGGTGCTCATCCATGTGACGGCGAATGCGGAATGGTCGACCCTGCCGCTCTCGGGCCTCTTCGTGCAGATGCTGGAGCGGCTGGCGGTCTCGACCCGTCCCGCGGCCCCGGATGCGGCCGATCTGGCGGGGCAGGTCTGGGTGCCCGAGGTGGTGCTCGACGGCTTCGGCGCGCCGCGCGACGCGGGCGAGGTGGCGGGCGTGCCGGGCGAACTGCTGGCCGAGGGCGCGCCGGGGCCCGCGCTGCTGCCCGGCCTCTATGCAGGGTCCGACCGGCGGGTGGCGCTGAACGCGGTCGGCCCCGAAACGCAGCTTGCCGCGGCGGTCTGGCCCGACCGGATCCCGGTCGAGGGGCTGGAGGCCGGCGAGGAACAGGCGCTGAAGGGCGCCTTCCTCGCGGGGGCGCTTGCGCTGTTGCTCATCGACGTGCTGGCCGCGCTCTTTGTCTCGGGCCGTCTCGGCTCGCGCGTGGGGGCGGTGCGCGGCGCGGCGCTGCTGGCGGCGGTCCTCGCGCTCGGCGCGGGCGAGGCGCGGGCGCAGGACGAGGCCCCTCCGGATCCCGCCGCCGAGAGCTTCGCGGTCGAGGCGACGGCCGAGGTGCATCTGGCCTATGTCGAAACCGACGACCCGGAGGTGAACCGCATCGCCGAGGCGGGCCTGCGCGGCCTCGGCCTCAGGCTGCGCGAGCGGACCTCGGTCGAGCCGGGCGCGCCCATGGGACTCGACATCGAGCGGGACGAGCTGGCCTTCTTCCCCTTCCTCTACTGGCCTGTGACGGCAAGCCAGCCCATGCCCTCGGCCGAAGCCTACGGCAGGCTCAACGACTATCTGCGCACCGGCGGCATGATCCTCTTCGACACGCGCGACGCCGGAACGGGCGGCGGCGGCTCCACGCCCGAGGCGCGGCGCTTGCAACAGCTGGCCGCGCCCCTGGACATTCCGCCGCTCGAGGTGATCCCGCAGGACCATGTGCTGACGCGCACCTTCTACCTCCTGCAGGATTTCCCAGGCCGCTACCAGAACGCGCCCGTCTGGGTCGAGGCCGCGCCGCCCGATGCGCAGCAGGCCGAGGGGATGCCGTTCCGCAATCTCAATGACGGCGTGACGCCGGTGGTGATCGGCGGCAACGACTGGGCCTCGGCCTGGGCGGTGGATGCGCGCGGGATGGAGCTTCTGCCGGTGGGCCGGGGCTATGCCGGCGAGCGGCAGCGCGAGATCGCGTGGCGCTTCGGGATCAACCTCGTGATGCATGTGCTGACCGGCAACTACAAGTCGGATCAGGTCCATGTGCCGGCGCTTCTGGAAAGGCTCGGCCAATGA
- a CDS encoding DUF58 domain-containing protein: MTDILALRPRAEALGQALPPLLASAEHLAATVILGEHGRRRAGMGDEFWQYRPAHEGDSARMIDWRRSARSDSHFVREREWQAAQTVNFWVDSSRSMAFTGDGNRETKAQRAKLVALALAVLLLRGGERVGLTGEAARPRSGRAQVLRLADALTEEGAADYGRPDMTGLVPHGRMVFLSDFLGDMEGVERAMERAAERDVRGVLLQVLDPAEEDFPFDGRTIFESMGGSLRHETLRAGDLRARYLERLAERKDRLATLARASGWHYDCHHTGQGALPALLWLYRALERTS; the protein is encoded by the coding sequence GTGACCGACATCCTCGCCCTCCGCCCGCGGGCCGAGGCGCTGGGGCAGGCGCTGCCGCCCCTTCTGGCCTCGGCCGAACATCTCGCCGCGACCGTGATCCTCGGCGAGCACGGGCGCCGGCGTGCCGGGATGGGCGACGAATTCTGGCAGTATCGCCCCGCGCACGAGGGGGACAGCGCGCGCATGATCGACTGGCGTCGCTCGGCCCGCTCCGACAGCCATTTCGTGCGCGAGCGCGAATGGCAGGCGGCGCAGACGGTGAACTTCTGGGTCGACAGTTCGCGCTCGATGGCCTTCACCGGCGACGGCAACCGCGAGACCAAGGCCCAGCGTGCGAAACTGGTGGCGCTGGCGCTGGCCGTGCTCCTCCTGCGCGGCGGCGAGCGGGTGGGCTTGACCGGCGAGGCCGCGCGGCCCCGCTCGGGCCGGGCGCAGGTGCTGCGCCTCGCCGATGCGCTGACCGAGGAGGGCGCCGCCGACTACGGCCGGCCCGACATGACGGGCCTCGTGCCGCACGGGCGGATGGTGTTCCTGTCGGACTTCCTCGGCGACATGGAGGGCGTCGAGCGCGCGATGGAGCGGGCGGCCGAGCGCGACGTGCGTGGCGTGCTGCTGCAGGTGCTGGACCCGGCCGAGGAGGATTTCCCCTTCGACGGGCGGACGATCTTCGAGTCGATGGGTGGCAGCCTCCGGCACGAGACGCTGCGCGCGGGCGACCTGCGTGCCCGCTATCTCGAGCGGCTGGCAGAGCGGAAGGACCGGCTCGCCACGCTCGCCCGGGCCTCGGGCTGGCACTACGATTGCCATCACACGGGGCAGGGGGCGCTGCCTGCGCTCCTCTGGCTCTACCGCGCGCTGGAGCGCACCTCCTGA